From Candidatus Woesearchaeota archaeon, one genomic window encodes:
- a CDS encoding pesticidal protein Cry7Aa, with the protein MIKIKREGIVLKSTENEFENHAVLNPSIVQDGNIVHMFYRAVRNGNYSSIGYCKLEGPLKVIERSKIPILAPEYDYEKHGIEDPRIVKFNDIYYMFYMAYNGKDVVTAYAISKNLKKWEKKGPISYLISYAEAKNIFIKAKLEERYFNLDIYDKSEIDTPKNVYIWGKDSFIFPKRINGKFYLLHRVLPEVQAITFRDFKDLTKSYWKKHLSKLGESKVIDQRYWFESRAIGAGAPPIETNKGWLLIYHAIENSPNGRIYRACAALVSKNNPYKMIGRLDYPLFSPKEDYEKYGDVNNVVFPTGTAIFGDRLYIYYGAADKRIAAVSLSLNELLNELLKSS; encoded by the coding sequence ATGATTAAAATAAAAAGAGAAGGCATAGTTCTCAAATCAACTGAAAATGAATTTGAAAATCATGCAGTCCTTAACCCATCAATAGTCCAAGATGGTAACATTGTCCACATGTTTTATAGGGCAGTAAGAAATGGCAACTATTCTAGCATAGGCTACTGTAAACTTGAAGGTCCGCTAAAAGTGATTGAAAGAAGCAAAATTCCAATACTCGCACCTGAGTATGATTATGAGAAGCATGGCATCGAAGATCCAAGAATTGTAAAGTTTAATGACATCTATTATATGTTTTATATGGCTTATAATGGTAAAGATGTTGTTACAGCATATGCGATCAGCAAAAATCTTAAAAAATGGGAGAAAAAAGGCCCTATATCCTATTTAATCTCATATGCTGAAGCTAAGAACATATTTATCAAGGCAAAGCTAGAAGAAAGATATTTTAATTTGGATATTTATGACAAATCTGAGATAGATACTCCTAAAAATGTTTATATCTGGGGAAAAGATTCTTTTATATTTCCTAAAAGGATAAATGGAAAATTTTATCTGCTGCATAGGGTCCTTCCAGAGGTACAAGCAATAACTTTTAGAGATTTCAAGGATTTAACAAAAAGCTATTGGAAAAAACATCTTTCTAAGTTAGGAGAGAGCAAAGTAATTGATCAGAGATATTGGTTTGAGTCAAGAGCAATTGGCGCAGGAGCTCCTCCAATTGAAACAAATAAAGGGTGGCTTTTGATTTATCATGCAATCGAAAATTCACCTAATGGAAGGATTTACAGGGCCTGCGCAGCTTTAGTTAGCAAGAACAATCCCTATAAGATGATAGGCAGGCTTGACTATCCTTTATTTTCTCCAAAAGAAGATTATGAAAAATATGGAGATGTCAATAATGTGGTTTTTCCTACGGGTACAGCGATTTTCGGCGATAGATTATATATTTATTATGGGGCAGCTGACAAGAGAATTGCAGCAGTATCCTTAAGCTTAAATGAACTTCTTAATGAACTCTTAAAGAGCTCCTGA
- a CDS encoding YkgJ family cysteine cluster protein produces the protein MTVSKLAKSEVCRSCARCCKTFGMLFDRDTAKRFIMMDERKIKVEEIEVSEGNFYYLVTFKYPCNKLKHDREGKYYCSIYDDKESDRPQFCKEYPDNIPISLIEHDAKECPLLDKLLKAKLSRL, from the coding sequence ATGACTGTAAGCAAATTAGCCAAAAGCGAGGTATGCCGATCATGTGCTAGGTGCTGTAAAACATTCGGCATGCTTTTTGACAGAGATACTGCTAAACGGTTTATTATGATGGATGAAAGAAAAATAAAAGTTGAGGAAATTGAAGTATCTGAAGGCAATTTTTATTACCTTGTTACTTTTAAATACCCTTGCAATAAATTGAAGCATGACAGGGAAGGAAAGTATTATTGCAGCATCTATGATGATAAAGAATCAGATAGGCCGCAGTTTTGTAAAGAATATCCTGATAATATACCTATTTCATTAATCGAGCATGATGCTAAAGAATGCCCGCTTTTGGACAAACTATTAAAAGCTAAGCTTTCCAGATTATAA